Proteins co-encoded in one Candidatus Pelagibacter sp. RS40 genomic window:
- a CDS encoding sugar phosphate nucleotidyltransferase: protein MKIRPVILCGGAGTRLWPNQKKHQAKQFINFGNWTLLGKTLERIKGSIFDNPVISTNAKYLKQVKQHLKKHKIKKYKIVLEPAKKNTAPAILSTALIKDIPDNQPLMFFSSDHLIEKVNIFNNAIYKNKSNLTDQNIFIFGIKPKSPSSEYGYFLTKKVNGNINKVTKFIEKPKEVKAKQVIKKNGYWNSGMFFLRKDSIINNFKKYQLKTFKNCLDAVNKAKYKSNTYYLNKSSFLKATAKSFDYAILEKTKQINAIKLDIPWSDLGSWKEILKMYDKNKRKYIKKKNIYYRPWGKYTNLFEGNEFLIKELYVKPKGILSLQKHHHRAEHWLVTQGNAKITLNKDIIIKKPGEHIFIPLEAIHRIQNPSKKPVKIFEAQVGSILKESDIVRYQDVYGRVI, encoded by the coding sequence ATGAAAATTAGACCTGTAATTCTTTGTGGAGGAGCAGGGACAAGACTTTGGCCTAATCAAAAAAAACATCAAGCAAAACAGTTTATTAATTTTGGTAATTGGACTTTATTAGGTAAAACATTAGAAAGAATAAAAGGCTCAATTTTTGATAATCCAGTAATCAGCACAAATGCAAAATACCTTAAACAAGTAAAACAGCATTTAAAAAAACATAAAATCAAAAAATATAAAATTGTTTTAGAACCAGCTAAAAAAAATACAGCTCCAGCTATTTTAAGTACTGCCTTAATAAAGGATATTCCAGACAATCAACCATTAATGTTCTTCTCATCAGATCATTTAATAGAAAAAGTAAATATTTTTAACAATGCTATTTATAAAAATAAATCTAATTTGACCGATCAAAATATATTTATCTTTGGCATAAAACCTAAATCTCCCTCAAGCGAATATGGCTATTTTCTTACAAAAAAAGTTAATGGAAATATTAATAAAGTAACAAAATTTATTGAAAAACCAAAAGAAGTAAAAGCAAAACAAGTTATTAAAAAAAATGGCTATTGGAACTCTGGTATGTTTTTTCTTAGAAAAGACTCTATAATTAATAACTTTAAAAAATATCAGCTTAAAACATTTAAAAACTGCCTAGATGCAGTTAATAAAGCTAAATATAAATCTAACACTTATTATTTAAATAAATCCTCATTTTTAAAAGCTACAGCTAAATCATTTGATTATGCCATTTTAGAAAAAACAAAACAAATAAATGCAATTAAATTAGATATTCCTTGGTCAGATCTTGGAAGCTGGAAAGAAATATTAAAAATGTATGACAAAAATAAACGTAAATACATTAAAAAGAAGAATATTTATTATCGACCTTGGGGAAAATACACAAATTTATTTGAAGGTAATGAATTTTTAATCAAAGAATTGTACGTAAAACCAAAAGGGATTTTGAGTTTACAAAAACATCATCACCGAGCAGAGCATTGGTTGGTAACACAAGGAAATGCTAAAATTACGCTTAATAAAGATATTATAATCAAAAAGCCTGGTGAACATATATTTATTCCACTTGAAGCAATCCATAGAATTCAAAATCCTAGCAAAAAGCCTGTTAAAATTTTTGAAGCACAAGTTGGATCAATACTTAAAGAAAGTGATATTGTTAGATATCAGGATGTTTACGGTAGAGTAATATAA
- the ilvD gene encoding dihydroxy-acid dehydratase: protein MKKFNKKKLPSRHTTLGPDKAFQRSFYYAMDLTEKDVAKPFVGVVSTWNEAAPCNIALMRQAQSVKKGVYQSGGTPREFCTITVTDGIAMGHEGMKSSLVSRDVIADSTELTVRGHCYDALVGLAGCDKSLPGLMMSMVRLNVPSVFIYGGSILPGKFNGKDVTVVDVIEGVGKYHSGKMSLNSLRKLELKACPSAGACGGQFTANTMACVSEAIGLALPYSAGTPAPYTKRDKYAVESGKAVMNLLAKNIRPRDIVTRKSLENAATIVAATGGSTNAALHLPAIANEIGIKFDLMDVAKIFKKTPYLADLKPGGKYVAKDMWLAGGVPMLLKTLYEGGFIHGECLTVTGKTMKENLKNIKFNSNQKVMRKYNNPLSPDGGVVGLKGNLAPEGGIVKIAGLKKLQFTGRARCFDNEEVAYKAVKNKKYKEGDIIIIRYEGPKGGPGMREMLQTTGAIYGQGMGEKVALITDGRFSGATRGFCIGHVGPEASVGGPIALLRNGDIIDIDAKKGTINVRLTKKQLASRRKKWKPKKINFGNGTLWKYAQTVGPAYLGAPTHPGGKNEVKVYADI from the coding sequence ATGAAAAAATTTAACAAAAAGAAATTACCAAGCAGACATACAACTTTGGGACCAGATAAAGCATTTCAGAGGTCCTTTTATTACGCTATGGATTTGACAGAAAAGGATGTTGCTAAACCATTTGTTGGTGTTGTTTCTACATGGAATGAGGCTGCACCATGTAATATTGCTCTAATGAGACAAGCTCAATCAGTTAAAAAAGGTGTTTATCAATCTGGTGGAACCCCTCGTGAATTTTGTACAATTACTGTTACAGATGGAATAGCGATGGGTCATGAGGGAATGAAATCATCTTTAGTTTCGAGGGATGTGATTGCTGACTCAACAGAATTAACAGTTAGAGGTCATTGTTATGATGCATTAGTTGGTTTAGCAGGTTGTGATAAATCATTGCCAGGTTTGATGATGTCAATGGTAAGACTTAACGTTCCAAGTGTTTTTATTTATGGCGGCTCAATATTACCAGGAAAATTTAATGGTAAAGATGTGACAGTTGTTGATGTTATAGAAGGTGTTGGGAAATATCATTCTGGAAAAATGTCTTTAAATTCTTTAAGAAAATTAGAGCTTAAAGCTTGCCCAAGTGCAGGTGCATGTGGTGGACAATTTACAGCAAATACTATGGCGTGTGTATCGGAAGCAATAGGGTTAGCTTTACCTTACTCTGCAGGAACACCAGCACCATATACAAAACGAGATAAATATGCTGTTGAAAGTGGTAAAGCTGTAATGAATTTATTAGCAAAGAATATAAGACCAAGAGATATTGTTACAAGAAAATCATTAGAAAATGCAGCAACAATTGTTGCTGCAACAGGTGGATCAACTAACGCTGCACTTCATTTGCCTGCAATAGCAAATGAAATTGGAATTAAATTTGATTTAATGGATGTTGCAAAAATTTTTAAAAAAACTCCTTATCTAGCAGATTTAAAACCGGGTGGAAAATATGTTGCAAAAGATATGTGGTTAGCTGGTGGTGTACCAATGTTATTAAAAACTTTATACGAAGGTGGTTTTATACACGGTGAGTGTTTAACCGTTACTGGCAAAACAATGAAAGAAAATTTAAAAAATATTAAATTTAATTCAAATCAAAAAGTAATGAGAAAGTATAATAACCCATTATCACCAGATGGTGGTGTAGTTGGGTTAAAAGGAAATCTAGCTCCAGAGGGAGGAATTGTAAAAATTGCAGGCTTAAAAAAATTACAATTTACCGGAAGAGCTAGATGTTTTGATAATGAAGAAGTAGCATATAAGGCAGTAAAAAATAAAAAATATAAAGAGGGTGATATAATTATAATAAGATATGAAGGGCCAAAAGGTGGTCCCGGAATGAGAGAGATGCTTCAGACTACAGGTGCAATTTATGGACAAGGAATGGGTGAGAAAGTTGCACTAATCACAGATGGAAGATTTTCTGGAGCTACTAGAGGATTTTGCATTGGTCATGTTGGCCCAGAAGCTTCAGTAGGTGGTCCAATAGCTCTTTTAAGAAATGGTGATATCATCGATATAGATGCAAAAAAAGGAACTATCAATGTAAGATTAACAAAAAAACAGTTGGCATCTAGACGTAAAAAATGGAAACCAAAAAAGATTAATTTTGGAAATGGAACGTTGTGGAAATATGCACAAACAGTTGGACCAGCTTACTTAGGAGCACCTACACATCCTGGGGGCAAAAACGAGGTTAAAGTTTACGCGGATATTTAA
- a CDS encoding valine--tRNA ligase, producing the protein MSADKYIHTDVENKIYSYWEKNKLFEPKENTNKFSIVIPPPNVTGSLHMGHALNNSIQDLLVRFHRMNNFETLWQPGTDHAGIATQALVERKLEKDGIKKNDLGRDKFIKKVWEWKNEYGDIIINQLKKLGCSCDWSRNAFTMDENLSKSVLKVFVDLYKKNLIFKSKKLVNWDTVLKTAISDLEVDQREVNSKLYHIRYPIENSEDFITIATTRPETMLGDTAIAVNPSDERYKKIVGKFVTIPFVGRKIKIIEDEYADPEQGTGAVKITPAHDFNDYEVGERNNLEIINVFTEDGKINENAPKEFIGLDRFEARKQLLKKLKENNFFVEEENIKNKVPYGDRSNSIIEPYLTEQWFADAKKLSIKAKEIVKNKSTNFFPENWSKTYFQWMDNIEPWCVSRQLWWGHQIPAWYGPDGKVFVEYTEEEAIKEAKNYYKKDVELKRDEDVLDTWFSSGLWPFATLGWPNQTEYLKKFYPTTVLVTGFDIIFFWVARMMMMGMAFLEKEPFKDIYVHALVRDEKGQKMSKSKGNVIDPLDLIEKYSADALRFTLLSMASPGRDVKLSEDRVKGYRNFLNKIWNANNLLKQNDCNFDEIKKPKEVKVNINKWIISEYYSINNQIKQNIKDYRFDEAARNVYQFVWHSFCDWYLELSKTILYSDDKSSIEEVKKVSAYIFREILVILHPFIPFVTEEIWLNNKLDKDGSDYLMFANWSDEKPQESHEYNDVSNIIEIITSIRSFKNEIGVSPGSLIDVSLANTNLKTQDFFNKNEIVLKKLGRITNILLEDQKKSSASLIIKGELYKMYFDQDVDIKTIKDTLLKKHSKIKEEMGKINIRLSKKSFIDRAPKNIVEQEKSNFNNLEKDAKKIQLTLESL; encoded by the coding sequence ATGAGTGCTGATAAATATATCCATACTGATGTAGAAAATAAGATTTATTCTTACTGGGAAAAAAATAAACTTTTTGAACCCAAAGAAAATACCAACAAATTTTCAATAGTTATTCCTCCACCAAATGTAACTGGAAGTTTACATATGGGTCATGCTTTAAATAATTCTATTCAGGATTTATTAGTAAGATTTCATAGAATGAATAATTTTGAAACTTTATGGCAACCAGGTACTGATCACGCAGGCATAGCAACCCAAGCTCTTGTTGAAAGAAAGTTAGAAAAAGACGGCATAAAAAAAAATGATTTAGGTAGAGATAAATTTATTAAAAAGGTTTGGGAGTGGAAAAATGAATATGGAGATATAATTATTAATCAATTAAAAAAATTAGGATGTTCATGTGATTGGTCAAGAAATGCTTTTACTATGGACGAAAATCTATCTAAATCTGTTTTAAAAGTTTTTGTAGATTTATATAAAAAAAATCTAATTTTTAAGTCAAAGAAGTTAGTTAACTGGGACACTGTATTAAAAACTGCCATTTCTGATCTTGAGGTAGATCAAAGGGAAGTAAATTCAAAACTTTATCATATTAGATATCCTATCGAAAATAGTGAAGATTTTATAACCATTGCAACAACAAGACCTGAAACCATGCTGGGTGATACTGCTATTGCAGTAAATCCTAGTGACGAAAGATATAAAAAAATTGTTGGTAAATTTGTAACAATTCCTTTTGTTGGAAGAAAAATAAAAATCATAGAAGATGAATATGCTGATCCTGAACAAGGAACAGGAGCTGTAAAAATTACTCCAGCTCATGATTTTAATGATTATGAAGTTGGAGAAAGAAATAATTTAGAAATAATAAATGTTTTTACTGAAGATGGAAAAATAAATGAAAATGCACCAAAAGAATTTATTGGATTAGATAGATTTGAAGCAAGAAAACAATTATTAAAAAAATTAAAAGAAAATAATTTTTTTGTAGAAGAAGAAAATATTAAAAATAAAGTTCCATATGGAGATAGATCTAATTCAATTATAGAACCTTATTTAACAGAACAATGGTTTGCTGATGCAAAAAAACTATCCATAAAAGCTAAAGAAATTGTAAAAAATAAATCAACAAATTTTTTTCCTGAAAATTGGTCTAAAACATATTTTCAATGGATGGACAATATTGAACCTTGGTGCGTATCAAGACAACTTTGGTGGGGTCATCAAATACCTGCTTGGTACGGTCCTGATGGAAAAGTGTTTGTAGAGTATACTGAAGAGGAAGCAATCAAAGAGGCTAAAAATTATTATAAAAAAGATGTTGAATTAAAAAGAGATGAAGATGTACTTGATACTTGGTTTTCATCAGGTCTATGGCCATTCGCAACTTTAGGCTGGCCTAATCAAACTGAATATTTAAAAAAATTTTATCCAACAACAGTTTTGGTAACTGGTTTTGATATTATTTTTTTTTGGGTGGCTAGAATGATGATGATGGGAATGGCTTTTTTAGAAAAAGAGCCATTTAAAGATATTTATGTTCATGCTTTAGTTAGAGATGAAAAAGGACAGAAAATGTCTAAGTCAAAAGGAAACGTTATTGATCCATTGGATTTAATAGAGAAATATTCAGCAGATGCACTACGATTTACATTATTATCTATGGCATCTCCAGGAAGAGACGTAAAACTCTCAGAGGATCGAGTGAAAGGGTATAGAAACTTTTTAAATAAAATATGGAATGCAAACAATTTACTCAAACAAAATGATTGCAATTTCGATGAAATAAAAAAGCCTAAAGAAGTTAAGGTAAATATAAATAAATGGATAATATCTGAATATTATTCAATTAATAATCAGATTAAGCAAAATATAAAAGATTATAGATTTGATGAAGCTGCTAGAAACGTCTATCAATTCGTTTGGCATTCTTTTTGTGATTGGTATTTAGAACTATCAAAAACAATATTATATTCAGATGATAAATCCTCTATAGAGGAAGTTAAAAAAGTTTCTGCATATATTTTTAGAGAGATATTGGTTATCCTACATCCATTTATTCCATTTGTTACAGAGGAGATTTGGCTGAATAATAAATTAGATAAAGATGGTAGTGATTATTTAATGTTCGCCAATTGGAGTGATGAAAAACCTCAAGAAAGCCACGAATATAATGACGTAAGTAATATAATTGAAATTATAACATCAATTAGATCTTTTAAAAACGAGATAGGAGTTAGCCCAGGTTCTTTAATTGATGTCTCTTTAGCTAATACAAATTTAAAAACACAAGATTTTTTTAATAAAAATGAAATTGTGCTAAAAAAGTTAGGAAGAATAACTAATATATTATTAGAAGATCAAAAAAAATCATCTGCAAGTCTAATCATCAAAGGTGAGCTTTATAAAATGTATTTTGACCAGGATGTAGATATCAAAACTATTAAAGATACATTATTAAAAAAACACTCTAAAATTAAAGAAGAAATGGGTAAAATAAATATTAGACTATCTAAAAAAAGTTTTATTGATAGAGCTCCAAAAAACATTGTTGAACAAGAAAAATCTAACTTTAACAACTTAGAAAAAGATGCTAAAAAAATACAACTAACCTTAGAAAGTTTATAA
- a CDS encoding helix-turn-helix domain-containing protein produces MEDNFNKHLGNKLKLRRLALGLTQTKVAKAINVTFQQIQKYEKGTNGVSSIRLLQLSNYLKVPINYFFEDFSEYLLNLEKSKEGHMNVNYNFLVKVYSELTQDQKIKFGKNIQLSQPSITKVG; encoded by the coding sequence ATGGAAGATAATTTCAATAAACATTTAGGCAATAAGCTTAAGCTTAGAAGGTTAGCTCTAGGTTTAACACAAACTAAGGTTGCAAAAGCTATAAACGTTACGTTTCAACAAATTCAAAAATATGAGAAAGGCACTAATGGTGTAAGCTCAATTAGATTACTTCAATTATCTAATTATTTAAAAGTGCCTATTAATTATTTTTTTGAGGATTTTTCTGAGTATCTTTTAAATTTAGAGAAATCAAAAGAAGGTCATATGAATGTAAATTATAATTTTTTGGTAAAGGTTTACTCAGAGTTAACACAAGATCAAAAAATTAAGTTTGGTAAAAATATTCAACTTTCTCAGCCAAGCATTACAAAGGTTGGATAA
- a CDS encoding amino acid ABC transporter ATP-binding protein yields MSDTIIQIKDVNKWFGDFQVLKDINLNVEKNKKIVVCGPSGSGKSTLIRCINRLEEHQQGSIIVDGNELTEDTKNIEQIRAEVGMVFQQFNLFPHLSILDNCTLAPVWVKKMPKKDAEDLAMKHLEKVQIADQAHKFPGQLSGGQQQRCAIARALCMEPKIMLFDEPTSALDPEMIKEVLDAMVNLAKAGMTMIVVTHEMGFAKEVADEVIFMDEGMIVEKAATNEFFANPKSDRTKLFLSQIL; encoded by the coding sequence ATGTCAGATACAATTATTCAAATTAAAGATGTAAACAAGTGGTTTGGTGATTTTCAGGTTTTAAAAGATATTAATTTGAATGTTGAAAAAAATAAAAAGATTGTTGTTTGCGGACCATCAGGTTCTGGAAAGTCTACCTTAATTAGATGTATAAATAGATTAGAAGAGCACCAACAAGGATCAATTATTGTTGATGGAAATGAACTTACAGAGGATACTAAAAATATTGAGCAAATAAGAGCTGAGGTTGGAATGGTTTTCCAACAATTTAATTTGTTCCCACATTTATCTATATTAGATAATTGTACTCTTGCTCCTGTTTGGGTTAAAAAAATGCCAAAAAAAGATGCTGAAGATTTAGCTATGAAACACTTAGAAAAGGTTCAAATTGCCGATCAAGCACATAAATTTCCAGGTCAGTTATCAGGAGGACAACAACAAAGATGTGCAATTGCAAGAGCTTTATGTATGGAGCCAAAAATAATGCTTTTTGATGAACCTACATCGGCATTGGACCCTGAAATGATTAAAGAAGTTTTAGATGCTATGGTAAATTTAGCTAAAGCAGGGATGACAATGATAGTTGTTACACACGAAATGGGCTTTGCAAAAGAAGTTGCAGATGAAGTTATCTTTATGGATGAAGGGATGATAGTTGAAAAAGCTGCAACAAATGAATTTTTTGCTAATCCAAAGAGCGATAGAACTAAGCTATTTTTAAGTCAGATACTTTAA
- a CDS encoding amino acid ABC transporter permease, translated as MNNINFLKPDKSNLNLFLILGLSLVFISIFDVFLSSFFKINATGFLPTSISFLLPLIIGFIGLHFIRIEYSGIRRLDEINKNFNNNNFNAVLSLLIIFIIIKSIPPVLSWTVIDANISGNSKEACTGDGACWTYIKVWLRRFIYGLYPNEEQWRINLSFISLLALGSVGYFATEKFKKYLTLYYVVIYPIIAFLFIFFFISGGPVFFDFSYGIIASVVAIIIGFFVPNKFKLYYFCFVPLAVYLSLNLFILPEEYVELGKLDGLNWVETGAWGGLALTFIVSFFCLIFCFPVGMALALGRRSELPFIKYTSVVFIEFWRGVPLITVLFMSSVMFPMFLPEDFFLDKLVRVIIAISLFEAAYVAEVIRGGLQALPRGQYDAAKSLGMGYWKMHIFVILPQALKLVIPGIANTFLALVKDTPLILVVGLLEIAGMLQMAKTNPKWLGYSMEGYVFAAVVFWIICYAMSKYSYNLEEKYKTER; from the coding sequence ATGAATAATATAAATTTTTTAAAACCAGATAAATCAAACTTAAATTTATTTTTAATATTAGGATTATCTTTAGTGTTTATTAGTATTTTTGATGTATTTTTATCATCTTTCTTTAAAATAAATGCCACTGGCTTTTTGCCTACATCTATAAGTTTTTTATTACCATTAATAATTGGTTTTATTGGATTACACTTTATTAGGATTGAGTATTCTGGGATAAGAAGATTAGATGAAATTAATAAAAACTTTAATAACAATAATTTTAATGCTGTCCTATCATTATTAATTATCTTTATAATTATTAAATCAATACCACCAGTTTTAAGCTGGACTGTTATTGATGCAAATATTTCGGGCAATTCAAAAGAGGCTTGTACAGGAGACGGTGCATGCTGGACTTATATTAAAGTTTGGTTGAGAAGATTTATATATGGATTGTATCCAAATGAAGAGCAATGGAGAATTAATTTGTCTTTTATATCTTTATTGGCTCTTGGATCAGTAGGTTACTTTGCAACAGAGAAATTTAAAAAATACTTAACTTTATATTATGTAGTTATTTATCCAATTATTGCTTTCTTATTCATATTCTTTTTTATTTCAGGTGGTCCTGTATTCTTTGATTTTTCATATGGAATTATTGCAAGCGTTGTTGCAATTATTATTGGATTTTTTGTTCCAAATAAATTCAAATTATATTATTTTTGTTTTGTACCATTAGCAGTTTATTTATCTCTAAATCTTTTCATATTACCCGAGGAATATGTTGAACTAGGTAAATTAGACGGTTTAAATTGGGTTGAAACTGGTGCATGGGGTGGTTTGGCTTTGACTTTCATAGTTTCATTTTTCTGCTTAATTTTTTGCTTTCCAGTAGGTATGGCTTTAGCCCTTGGAAGAAGATCTGAACTACCATTTATAAAATATACCTCAGTTGTGTTTATTGAATTTTGGAGAGGGGTTCCATTAATAACTGTTTTATTCATGTCATCTGTTATGTTCCCAATGTTTTTACCTGAGGATTTCTTCTTAGATAAATTGGTAAGAGTTATAATTGCTATCTCTTTGTTTGAAGCGGCCTATGTAGCTGAGGTTATAAGAGGAGGGCTGCAAGCGCTCCCTCGAGGTCAGTACGATGCAGCAAAATCTTTAGGAATGGGATATTGGAAAATGCATATATTTGTAATTTTACCTCAGGCGCTAAAATTAGTAATTCCTGGTATTGCAAATACGTTTTTAGCTTTAGTAAAAGATACACCATTAATCTTGGTGGTTGGTTTATTAGAAATTGCTGGAATGCTTCAAATGGCAAAAACAAATCCTAAGTGGCTAGGATATTCAATGGAAGGTTATGTTTTTGCAGCTGTAGTATTTTGGATAATTTGCTATGCAATGAGTAAATATAGTTATAACTTAGAAGAAAAATATAAAACAGAGAGATAA
- a CDS encoding amino acid ABC transporter permease: MENRGIDFGYGFLSQESSFDVQFSLIEYDGSHSYFRAYLVGLLNTILVSVIGIIFATIIGVIVGIARLSSNYLIKNTAAFYVEFFRNIPLLLQIFFWYFAALRALPLPQDTESIMGVFYLTIKGLFIPAFIWENFNIFLYSIIAAVVSIVVIKNYARRKQENEGKQIPVFLISIGLLLILPLLSFLIGGVSLSFEIPVLKKLAKTSYIYEGGVGIPPELIALTLALSLYTATFIAECVRAGIQGVGKGQKEAAASIGLNPNQILKLVVMPQALRIIIPPTTNQYLNLTKNSSLAAAIAYPDLVLVFAGTALMQTGKAIEIVSITMLTYLSLSLSISVLMNWYNKKIAIKEK, encoded by the coding sequence ATGGAAAATCGAGGTATTGATTTTGGTTATGGTTTTCTTAGTCAAGAGTCTTCATTTGATGTTCAATTTTCCTTAATTGAGTATGATGGATCACACTCATATTTTAGAGCTTATTTAGTAGGACTTTTAAACACAATTTTAGTTTCAGTAATTGGTATAATTTTTGCAACTATAATTGGTGTAATAGTTGGTATTGCAAGATTATCTTCAAATTACTTGATTAAAAACACAGCAGCCTTTTATGTAGAATTTTTTAGAAACATCCCACTCTTATTACAAATTTTCTTTTGGTACTTTGCAGCTTTAAGAGCTTTGCCATTGCCTCAAGATACTGAGAGTATCATGGGAGTATTTTATTTGACAATTAAAGGTTTGTTTATCCCAGCTTTTATTTGGGAAAATTTTAATATTTTTTTATATTCAATAATTGCCGCAGTAGTATCGATTGTAGTAATTAAAAATTACGCGAGAAGAAAACAAGAAAATGAAGGAAAGCAAATACCAGTATTTTTAATATCAATAGGCTTATTACTTATTCTACCATTGTTAAGTTTTTTAATCGGAGGTGTATCACTAAGTTTCGAAATACCTGTTCTTAAAAAATTAGCTAAAACATCATATATTTATGAAGGTGGTGTTGGAATTCCTCCAGAGTTAATTGCCCTTACTTTAGCTTTATCATTGTACACAGCAACATTTATTGCTGAGTGTGTGAGAGCTGGCATACAGGGCGTTGGCAAAGGTCAAAAAGAAGCGGCAGCGTCTATTGGTTTAAATCCTAACCAAATTTTAAAATTAGTTGTTATGCCTCAAGCTTTAAGAATAATTATACCACCAACAACCAACCAATATTTAAATTTAACAAAAAATTCTTCTTTAGCTGCTGCAATTGCATATCCAGATCTAGTCCTAGTTTTTGCTGGAACTGCACTAATGCAAACAGGTAAGGCGATAGAAATAGTCTCAATAACAATGCTTACTTATTTGTCGTTAAGTTTATCTATTTCGGTTTTAATGAATTGGTATAACAAAAAAATTGCGATCAAAGAAAAATAA
- a CDS encoding amino acid ABC transporter substrate-binding protein: protein MFKIVKQLTSLVAVFAVLFAFTTETMAAKKSKTLKNTQKKGFVRCGVSQGLPGFSNADAAGNWTGVDVDVCRAVAAAVLGDASKVKFTPLSAKERFTALTSGEIDVLSRNTTWTLSRDADIGLTFVGVNFYDGQGFMVRKNSGINSVNDFKDGISACTNIGTTTELNMRDFFNSKGISYEPVAFEKADEVVAAYDAGRCDTYTTDKSGLAAQRTKMSNPDDHMVLPETISKEPLGPVVRQGDAVWEDIVRWSLNTMIEAEEYGITSANADMMKTSDNPAIKRLVGAEGELGAAFGLDNEWSLRIIKQVGNYGESYERNIAAPGILPDRGPNQLWTKGGILYVPPAR from the coding sequence ATGTTTAAAATAGTAAAACAATTGACTTCTTTAGTTGCTGTATTTGCAGTTCTGTTTGCTTTTACAACTGAAACTATGGCTGCTAAGAAATCTAAAACTCTTAAAAATACTCAGAAAAAAGGTTTTGTGAGATGTGGTGTTTCACAAGGTCTTCCAGGATTTTCTAATGCTGATGCTGCAGGAAACTGGACTGGTGTTGACGTTGATGTATGTAGAGCGGTGGCTGCTGCAGTACTAGGTGATGCAAGTAAAGTTAAATTTACTCCACTAAGTGCTAAAGAAAGATTTACTGCACTTACATCTGGAGAGATCGATGTGTTATCAAGAAACACAACTTGGACGTTGTCTAGAGATGCTGACATTGGTTTAACATTTGTTGGTGTAAACTTTTATGATGGTCAAGGTTTCATGGTAAGAAAAAACTCTGGAATTAATTCAGTGAATGATTTCAAAGATGGTATTTCTGCATGTACAAACATTGGTACAACTACAGAGCTTAATATGAGAGACTTCTTTAATTCTAAGGGAATTTCATACGAGCCAGTAGCTTTTGAAAAAGCTGACGAAGTTGTTGCTGCTTATGATGCTGGAAGATGTGATACTTACACTACAGATAAATCAGGTCTTGCTGCGCAAAGAACAAAAATGTCAAATCCAGATGATCACATGGTATTACCTGAAACTATATCAAAAGAGCCTTTAGGCCCAGTTGTTAGACAAGGTGATGCTGTTTGGGAAGACATCGTAAGATGGTCACTAAACACAATGATCGAAGCTGAAGAATATGGCATTACATCTGCTAACGCTGATATGATGAAAACATCTGACAATCCAGCTATTAAAAGATTAGTTGGAGCAGAAGGTGAATTAGGTGCTGCTTTTGGATTAGATAATGAGTGGAGCTTAAGAATCATTAAGCAAGTTGGTAACTACGGAGAAAGCTACGAAAGAAATATTGCTGCTCCTGGAATTTTACCAGACAGAGGTCCAAACCAATTATGGACAAAAGGTGGAATTCTTTACGTACCACCAGCAAGATAA